The sequence ATAGTTTTAGCCTGTCCGACTGGTGTAGAGATGTGGGAGAGATACCCAGAATTGATGAAGGATAGTCAAAGATACTATGAGATTGCTGTAAAGTTTAGTAAGAGAATAAAAGAATATACTTCGTATATCAATGAGCTTTGTGAAAAGGGAGAAATGAAATTAAAATCTCTCAAAGGAAAGGGTCTTGTAACGTATCATGATTCCTGTCATCTGAAAAGGGTTTTGGGGATCTTTGAAGAACCAAGAAATATAATAAACAAAACAGGAATAGATTTTGTAGAAATGAAGCACTGTGATCAGTGTTGTGGTATGGCTGGATCATATTCAGTTAAATTTCCAGAGATCTCAGGAGAGTTAGCCGATCAAAAGCACAAGGATATAATGGAATCAAAGGCAGATATTGTGCTAGCTGGATGCCCAGCTTGCGTTCTTCAAATTAAGGGCTTAATCGATAAAAAGGGTGGAAATGTGAAAGTAAGGCACATTGCTGAGTTGATAAAAGAAGCTCTTAAATAAAGAGCAACACAGCTTATCCGATGGACAGCACAATTTAAAATGCTGTCCATTTTTTATTGTTAGTTCTATACCATATTAAAAATTAATTATATATTATTTGTATTTTTTATAGTTCTATGCTAATATTCTATCTTAACCAGTTTTAAGGAGGGTGTTAAATGAGGGCTAAGATTTTAATTTTTTTATTTGCATTTTTAATGATTTTTTCGAGTGTATCCTTTGCTGTAGAACTAAATTCAAAAGATTTGCAATGGGAACCAAAATGGTATAAACCTCAGGTTTTAAGTTCTGTTGAATTAGCAAAATCTATTCTTACAAACCTAATGGCTTCTCAGAAATTTTCAACATGGCTGGGATATATTCCTACAAAGATTGATGCTGATAAATACGGTCTAAGAGTTTTTGGAGTATATGGCGATCAGCAGGAGACTTCTGTTATAAATCTTACTGAGGTCAGGGATGCGTTTATTTATTACTTACCTAATCTTGATAGGGATTTTAAATGGTGCGTAGTGGTAGTTCTATCTCATCAGGATCCAAGCTTCCAATATTTCAGGACTCAAGATTTAGAGACTGCTCAAAAACTTAGCGATGTAATAAGTACATTTGCTTTAGCAGCTGGGTCTAAGTTGTATACACCTACTGGTATTGATTATTTTGTAGATGAAAAAAAGATGGATAAATTAAAAAAAGATACTTGCTGGAGTGAAAATTATGGTGCATTTGTAGAGAGTGTCGAGAGCACTTCGCCTGCTGATACAGCAGGCTTTAAGCCAAATGATATTATTACAGAAGTCAATGGTGAAAAAGTGAAAGACAATATGGGTTTTGTTGGACTTATCCAGAATGGTGTGGAGGGAAAGGAGAGTGCACAGTTTAATGTAAAGGTTTATAGAAACAAGACCTTTTTAAATCTTTCTATGACAGTACCAAACTTTAATTATGGAAAAGAGAAATTAGTATCAGATACAAATCAACAAAAACCTCAAATTTTAAGCAAAGCCAGTCTTGGCATAGACGTAAAATCAATTTCATACTCAACTGATACTGGAGAGACTTATAATGGCTTGAAGGTATTAAACATAAAGCCAAATAGTTTGGCAGAGGAGTCAGGAATAAAGGTAGGAGATATAATTTTAGAGATTAATGATAAAGCAGTGAGAGATATACCTTCTATGGCAAATGTTATTTCTAATGAGATTCCAGTTAAGTTTAAAGTTTTGCGAAACGGCGAAATTCTTGCGCTTGATGCTGCACAGAGCTTTTAGAAATATTGTGCTAAAATCATGTTAAATGAGCAAGAAGATTAATGAAAAAATTTATAGGTGGGATGGAATAAATTCTGATCAAGAAATACTAATCAGAAAGATGCTTTATGCTGATCCAGGAGATATTTTATCTAAATATAGTGAAGGCATTTTAAAAGACGTTTTTTTGAGAAATATTCATCGATTTAAAAAGAAAAATAGAAGTTTTTGGAAATTAATTTTAGGAGTATCAGACGATGAAGTTGACGAGGCAGCAGCTAAGTGCTTTAGAAGTAGTTCTGAATTATGGGATAGATGAGGGCTTTTACCTGGCAGGTGGGACTGCTATTACAATAAAGTATAATCACAGGCATTCTGAAGACTTTGATTTTTTTACTATTCCAGGTTTTAATTTTGATATTTTAAGGCTTACCAAAAAAATTGACAGGCTAAACGTATGTTGGTTGGAAAATATCAAAGATACTGCAATTTTTGAAGTTTTTAATGTTAAATTTTCTTTTTTTGAATTTCCTTATCCATTAATTAAAAAATTAGATTATGATGAGAATTTAAAAATTTCACTTGCCTCAGATGTAGACATAGCTTGTATGAAAGCATTGGCAATTACACAAAGAGGAAGCAAAAAGGATTTTTTTGATTTATGGTATCTAATGAAGAAAAATTTTTGGGATCTATGTATCTTAAAAGAGTTTTTAAGAATAAAGTATAAAAATTTTAATTTTGGTATTTTTTTAAAAGCTTTAACATATTTTGAAGATGCTAATAAAGAAAATTTTGTTGACATTGATCCAAAGTGGGATGCTATAAAAGATTTTTTTCAAACAAGCGTAAAAAACAAAAACTGGGTAAAGTTCTAAATTAAAATTGATCCTCTTTCTTTGAATCTTTTGATTATAATTTCTGATCTTAAGCTTTTCACTCCATCAATTGTTTTCAAACTTTCAATAAAATTGCTTGTATGAGTTTGATCTTCAAATAGGGCGTGAACGTGTAGGTGCGGAAAAGAACTCATCTGGTATATATTAGTTATTTCTTCCTTCTTCAATAATTCTTCAACTACTTTATTAATTTTGGGCCACTCTACTTCAATCTCAAAATACATTGAAATATTTCTTCCAGCCTTTAGCGGATTAATTATTATGGTAAACCTATCAATTATTCCATTTTCTATAAGCTTATTTACTCTATCCCTTACTGCAGCTCTTGTGAGGTTTAACTTTCTACCAAGCTCTGCATTACTTAGTCGTCCATTTTCCAAGAGATGTTTTAAGATTTGTCTGTCTACTTCGTCTAAGCTTTTAAAATGCATCCTTACTCCTCGTTTATGATCTTATTACTTTTATAAAGATTATTCTAACAGAAATTTTGCTTCGATTATAATTTCTTAGTCTATTTCTACAAAGTAAAATAAAATTATTTATATTGACTACAATGTATAAATTATATTATACTTATGGTAAAATTAAGTTAAAAATTAAAGGTGGTATGTTAATATTTTTATCTATTTAATATTATTTGTGGTATCTTTTTTTGCAGGTATTCAAAATGCCCTTGCAGGTGGAGGTTCATTTTTAACTCTGCCAACTCTTATGTTTACTGGATTAAATGCAAGGACCGCAAACATAACATCAACTATAGCTCTTTTTCCTGGTCAAATTACTACAGGACTTGCTGGTAAAAAACACGTTTCAGATTTACCTCGTATTTCTTTTAAGATGTTGTTTTTAATTAGCTTGGTTGGCGGAATAATTGGGGCATTTTTATTAATTAAGACACCTGTAAAAATCTTTGAATATCTTGTGCCGTGGCTGGTCCTTTTTGCTACACTTGTTTTTATCTGGGGGAGTTATTTCAGAAAAAATACTGAATCACAATCTTATATGTCTCCAATGAAAACTGTTTTTTTACAATTTATAATAGCAATTTATGGAGGATATTTCGGGGGAGGAATTGGTATTTTGATGCTTGCTACCCTTACTCTTTCTGGACTTGCCGTGAGAAATGCAGGGGCTACAAAGAACGTTTTGGCTGCTGTGATGAACGCATCGGCGGTGGCAGTGTTTCTCTTTTCAAAGGATATTGCTTGGACCCAGGCAATAGTAGCATCTATAGGTGCTATAATTGGCGGTCAGGTTGGTGCATATGCGCTTCACAGGGTAAACGAAAAACTACTTAGGGTTTTTATAATAGTTTTAGGGTTAGCTCTTGCAGTAGGGTTGTTTTTAAAAGCAGGTAATATATAACTGCTAAAGTTTAGGTGTCAAACAAAAGCTTTCAAGTTCCAAGGCTATCTACTAAATTGTTTAATTTATATGCTCTTTTTTGAGATTTTCTAAACTTTTATTAAGTACGTTCTTATCGCTCAGTTCGTTTAATAGTTTTTCGGTAATTTTATGTAAAGCTACACGATTGGTTTTAATATCCTTAAATGTCTTAAAATTTTTATATTTCTCAATGTTGGAGTAATACCACAAGAATTCTTTCCTTCATATTTTCTATCATGCTTAAAACAACGCCAAATGTGCTGGCAAGATTGGACAATATTTCAATCTTTCTGGTAGTAAAAAAGCCTACTTCGTCAGAATAAATGCTCAGTATTCCTGAGATTTTATCGTTTGGTAAGATTGGAAAATACTGCGGTAGATTTTAGGCTATATTTCCTGGCATTTTCATGTACATATTCGCATCTTTTGTCTGATAAAGGATCGTTAGCTATTAGAGGTTTTCTTTCTTTAATTACACTCAATGATGTTTGGAGCATTCTCTTTTTATATTCTTTGCTCTGGTTTATGTATTCAGAAGCTGGGTCATAGGGTTTGGAAAATAGAATATCGTCATTTTTTATTATTCTGAACCAGATAAGCTTAAGTTTAAAATCTACAGCAATAGTTTTAAGAAGTTTTTCAATTAGAACTTCTGGATTATTAATATTTTGCAGAAAAATTTCATTTGTTTTGGTAATTATTTCGAAAAAATTATTTTTTTCTGTCATAATAATACCATGATTATATTTAAATTTTTAATCAAATGCCAAATAATTTGATTTTATAAATTTATAATATTTATATTACATCAAGGTTGTTATAAATTCACTAATTACAACAGATATGACTTTGTTGTTAATAAAGAGAAAAGCAATACATTTAAACGCAAACAACACCTCTCTTGTGATATAACCATATACCCAATCAACTAGCTGTATGTATTTGACTTTGAAATAATTTTGAAAAGACATTTTGAGGGTAAATAAAGATAAATTTAAAAAAGTAAATTTGAGTTCTTTTGTTATAAAATTAAGTGTATATAAATTATTGGAGGTGAATGTTGTGAATATTGGTTTTATAGGGCTTGGAATTATGGGTTCTGGAATGGCAAATAATTTATTAAAATCAGGGTTTAGTATGTATGTCTTTAACCGTACAAGAGAAAAGGCAAAAGAATTAGAAAATAATGGGGCTAAATTTTGCAGCACTCCAAAAGAGCTTGCCGAGAAAAGTGACTTGATTTTTATGATGTTAACCGATGTGAAAGCTTGTAGGGCTGTGAGTGAGGGTAAAGAAGGATTTTTAGAAATTTTAGGAAAGGGAAAAATTGTAGTGAACTTTAGCACAGTTCATCCAAATTATTCTTTAGAGCTGCGCAACATGGTTAAAGAAAAGGGCGCTTTATTTTTAGAGTCTCCTGTTTTAGGTAGCAAGATTCCTGCCCAAAAGGGCGAACTTGTAATTCTCGCTGCTGGCGATAAAGAGGCTTTTGAAGCGTGTACAAACTCATTTGAAAAGATTTCAAAGAAGACAATATACTTGGGCGATGTTCCGAAGGCATCCTATGTGAAGGTCGTGAACAACGAGGCTTTCGCTACTTCTTTGACAGCTTATCTTGAAGGCTTAGCTTTTGCCAAAAAGATAGGCCTAGATCCTGAGATGGTATTTAACATATTGAATGCTGGCGCTCTTGCCAACCCATATTTTGAGTTTAAGATTAAGAAGGTCTTAGACGACGACTTTGAAACTCATTTTTCTCTTGCAAATATGAAAAAGGATCTAGGTTATGCAATAAGCGTTGCAGACGAATTTAAATGTTATTGTCCTACTCTTGCTGCAGTTAATGAAGTATTTAAAAAGGGTCTAAAAAAGCATGCAAATGAAGATATGAGCGCGATATATAAAGTATTTGATGAATAATCTTCTTCCTTTTTAACGGACACTGATTTCTTCCTTTAAGAAGAAGCTAATTTTGTCACTATGATGGCAGAGTTTTTTGAGTGTTAAGGAATCACGCAGAGTTTTTGTAATCAAACAAGCAATTAAAGGCAATATCACTAATAGGCAGGCAGCTAAAGTTTTAGGCTTAAGTAAACGTCAAATTATACGCTTAAAGGAGATGGTAAAAACAGAAGGCGTTAATAGACGCCAGTCCTTTTGAATGGCTTGAAGATAGAGGACCAATGCTTTCTTTGCACGGTTCTTTGATGATGCTACTAGTAAGGTTCAAGGATTACATTTTGAACTTCATGAATGTCTTTTTGGTTACTTAAAACTTATTCAACAAGTAGCAAAGAACTTTGGAATACCTAAAAGCATATACAGTGATAGTCATACTATTTTTTTCACTTAAAGAGGATAAGTTATCAATTTCAGAAGAATTATCTGGGCAAATTGTTCCCTTAACTCGGTTTGGCAGAGCTATTTCAGAGTTAGGGATAAATCATATACCCGCTCACTCTCCACAGGCCAAAGGACGTATTGAACGTCTTTGGGATACATTACAAAGCAGACTAACAATAAAACTGCGTATGTCAGGTATATATACTATTGAAGCAGCAAATGAATTTCTACCAGACTTTATTAAAAGATTTAATCAAAGGTAATATCTTTAACTCCTAAAAGTACAATAAAAGTTCTTACTCATCTAAACGGATCATTCAGCGCATTATACGCTGGTAAATATTACTCGCTACAAGAATTAGTCATATCACCTAAAGAAAAAGCAAAGAATGGTTCTAAAAGCACTTCAACCAAAAAACCCTATATACCTGCTGCAGATCATTCCTGGCGTCATATGTCTATCAACAAGTTTAAAAGACCTAATTCAACTTCAAATACAAATACAAATAACAATTCATTATTAGTTGATGAAAGAGGAGTGACAAAATAAGTGTCTCCTTAATTTATTTTTATGGTGACAAAATCAGTGTCCCTTGACAAAAACTCCTTCCTCCCCTTGACACACCATTTCAATCCTGTATATAATATTTACCCGTTGTTCTTGAACCTTGAGAAATTAATTCTTAGCAAGTAGATTTTAACTTTTATTTAACGCTCCTTTAACTTTCCTTTAAGGTAATTAAAAACCCTTATTGACAAAGTAAGGCGAATGGATTATCATATCTATTCGTCGCTTAAAATGTGACTGGGAAAGTTTTTTTTCTCGATCCTTGAAAACCGAATAGTGTTCTGCTAACAATAAACTCTGGTTTAGGTTTGAAAAGAGGAAACTCTTTTTTTTATTTAGGATCTTATCCCTTTCATTTATGAAAGGGTTTAAAGCGTATTTAAACTTCTTTCTTTATGGAGGGTTTGATCCTGGCTCAGGACGAACGCTGGCGGCGTGCCTAACACATGCAAGTCGAACGGAGATAGAAGCTTGCTTCTATCTTAGTGGCAAACGGGTGAGTAACGCGTGGGTAACCTACCCTTAAGTGGGGGATAACAGGTCGAAAGGCCTGCTAATACCGCATACCTTTCAAGCACACAAGTGTTTGAAAGAAAGGAGCAATCCGCTTGAGGAG comes from Thermodesulfobium acidiphilum and encodes:
- a CDS encoding PDZ domain-containing protein: MRAKILIFLFAFLMIFSSVSFAVELNSKDLQWEPKWYKPQVLSSVELAKSILTNLMASQKFSTWLGYIPTKIDADKYGLRVFGVYGDQQETSVINLTEVRDAFIYYLPNLDRDFKWCVVVVLSHQDPSFQYFRTQDLETAQKLSDVISTFALAAGSKLYTPTGIDYFVDEKKMDKLKKDTCWSENYGAFVESVESTSPADTAGFKPNDIITEVNGEKVKDNMGFVGLIQNGVEGKESAQFNVKVYRNKTFLNLSMTVPNFNYGKEKLVSDTNQQKPQILSKASLGIDVKSISYSTDTGETYNGLKVLNIKPNSLAEESGIKVGDIILEINDKAVRDIPSMANVISNEIPVKFKVLRNGEILALDAAQSF
- a CDS encoding Lrp/AsnC family transcriptional regulator, whose amino-acid sequence is MHFKSLDEVDRQILKHLLENGRLSNAELGRKLNLTRAAVRDRVNKLIENGIIDRFTIIINPLKAGRNISMYFEIEVEWPKINKVVEELLKKEEITNIYQMSSFPHLHVHALFEDQTHTSNFIESLKTIDGVKSLRSEIIIKRFKERGSILI
- a CDS encoding nucleotidyl transferase AbiEii/AbiGii toxin family protein yields the protein MKLTRQQLSALEVVLNYGIDEGFYLAGGTAITIKYNHRHSEDFDFFTIPGFNFDILRLTKKIDRLNVCWLENIKDTAIFEVFNVKFSFFEFPYPLIKKLDYDENLKISLASDVDIACMKALAITQRGSKKDFFDLWYLMKKNFWDLCILKEFLRIKYKNFNFGIFLKALTYFEDANKENFVDIDPKWDAIKDFFQTSVKNKNWVKF
- a CDS encoding NAD(P)-dependent oxidoreductase, with the protein product MNVVNIGFIGLGIMGSGMANNLLKSGFSMYVFNRTREKAKELENNGAKFCSTPKELAEKSDLIFMMLTDVKACRAVSEGKEGFLEILGKGKIVVNFSTVHPNYSLELRNMVKEKGALFLESPVLGSKIPAQKGELVILAAGDKEAFEACTNSFEKISKKTIYLGDVPKASYVKVVNNEAFATSLTAYLEGLAFAKKIGLDPEMVFNILNAGALANPYFEFKIKKVLDDDFETHFSLANMKKDLGYAISVADEFKCYCPTLAAVNEVFKKGLKKHANEDMSAIYKVFDE
- a CDS encoding sulfite exporter TauE/SafE family protein — protein: MYLILFVVSFFAGIQNALAGGGSFLTLPTLMFTGLNARTANITSTIALFPGQITTGLAGKKHVSDLPRISFKMLFLISLVGGIIGAFLLIKTPVKIFEYLVPWLVLFATLVFIWGSYFRKNTESQSYMSPMKTVFLQFIIAIYGGYFGGGIGILMLATLTLSGLAVRNAGATKNVLAAVMNASAVAVFLFSKDIAWTQAIVASIGAIIGGQVGAYALHRVNEKLLRVFIIVLGLALAVGLFLKAGNI